Sequence from the Amaranthus tricolor cultivar Red isolate AtriRed21 chromosome 1, ASM2621246v1, whole genome shotgun sequence genome:
attgggaaaTTATTAAgcatgatattatttgaaaccTTTGTGGTccatattttattgaaatgcaTGTATCCAACAAGATTTAAAGGTCACCTTAACAGCTTCACGGATTGAGTTAAAAAATTCTCCATCATCACGCATTGGCCAGCCTAACGAAAAATATGTCAATCCTGCGGCTAGCCACCACCATAGCCCAAAGAACACAAACAAAAATGGAGATAGAGAGGACTCAGATATACTAgtgaaaaaaacgtatttgctgcgtatCATTTGCTGtgatttttgtatatacgcagcaataaatagaaaaaagaattaggaaaaaaataattaattactgcggtTTTAgggtgtgaccgcagcaaatactcagtagcaCAATTAATTGCTACGGTTATGCtatggcccgcagcaaataaatgcatattaaacaaaaaaaaaataaataaaatataagcattatttgctgcagttatTGAAtgaccgtagcaaataagtattaaaaaaaaagtgaagtaaAAATTTAAAGGCAGACAGACCCTAATCCGCGGCACGCGGAGTGCATCCTGACCCAGCAAAAAATTTTTGCTttacttagttttatcagccaaaaaatttttttttaaaggaatgagtaagtttaccggtaacaggtaaaatggtatgccagcgggaaatatgtatcaaagttcgtattattcatggttaattgaaagttcgtattattgtaggaaaatcagtgaaagttcgtattattcagggtaatttttcctaaatcaAATCCAAGCAATtcatatacataatttaaatttaattatttaattaatagttaataaaatttaaacttagtATAAAAACCATagaaaaatatcaattaaatatatttggtgttgttACTTGAATTTAGTGTCTAAAATGTTCTtcattcattgttaattaaCTTGCATTGGAAAAAAtttcactttttaaaaaaatgcattatatttaagatttttattagAAGAAGtgatatttaatatttgtaaaGAATTTAACATATGTGATACTTTATATTTCCTTACATgcatatattattactcgatgtaaataagacaataatatatttattatacaatatatgtttaaatttaataaaatgatggTAATAATCAATTTCCCAAAAGatttaatataagaaaattataataaacaaatgcACTCCTTTTATATCAATATATTTGCATCTAGTGTCGATCTTAAAAGGGGGCATGAGGGGCCTGTGCCCCGGGCCCATAAAAGTTAGAAAAACGAtggttttaatatttaatagttaggAGCCTATAAtagtcatcattatcatcatcatcatacccagtatatTCCGCGCATAGAAGACTAAggccagggtctggggagggaatgacggcggcaactcatacccataaaggagagtgcggccaaaggagtcccccggctcgaggaagataaagagatgTGATTACACGTGcaagataacttaaaggcctaAAAAAGGGGAGCTACTACAGAGGAAAACACAGAACTAAAAGAAAGGAAACGATAAGAACATGATGTTACGGGCACTAAACGGAAAACTAAGCGTACATCAAAAGTCTGGGACATGGATATGTCGtctccaactgctcctatccctagtcaggtccgcagagaggtttaactcatgcaagtcaactcttatttgctcatcccaagttacTTTCACAAAAATTGCCCTAAGAGCCTATAAtagtatttttagtaattagAAGCCCGTAACAAATATTTTACTCCAAGCCTTTCAAATCTCAAGGCCAGCCCTAGTTACTTTCACAAAAATTGtgctaaaaacacaaaaaattgtattaagagtatatattgtaaaaaaaaaattatttgaaatgtATTGTCTTTTTGTAGCTAAATTCTTTTGCCGCATATGTCTATGGTATCACCTAGCTTTTGCTTTTAGTTCTATTTGGAAGATGATTAACCTATATTAATCTAATTAACTTTATTCTCAGGTTTCACCTAGTCTtcctatattattattatccactTATTTGAAAATCACAAAATAGAAAAACCATTACAAATGTAACGCAGTTATACCAAtttgtaagaaaataaaaatatttgatatggtgcaattaaataaataactaaagtGAGAGTAACAGTACGAAAACTTTGAAGTttcattaataataagaaatgcATTCTAATGACAGTAGAAGTAACATTTAGAAAACATAACACAATTTTATCAATTCTATGTTTTTCCTCACTACAACCAATACTGATATTAGATAAGCCCACCAAATAttctataaaatttaaaaaaattaaactctaTATTAAAAGAGCACactcataaaccctaaaataaattaggaaaaaaaaatataagatttaaaaatatatcaaaaagacTCCAATCTAAATGAAAAAGGgctctaaatttttttaagacTAATTGGATATATTAAAATAGCACACTCATTGACTTTTATGTTATATGAAAGTGCATGAActacaataaatttattatatgtACAAGGGTGAAGTCAGAATTTTGAATTAGGGggtcaaaaattttcaatatactaacaaattatttattatataaaaattaattaaactaagaattaaaatcatataaactgaaatgaacttgaatcaatcttaaaaaaatgaatttgaataataacaaaaattatatctAACAAATAGAGTTGAAAATTTCCTATAATTACCTATTTTGAAAAAACTAAGTGTTTttttgactatatatatatttgcctTCTAAATCTCCaaaaaaaacactattaaaattaagataataaaaatataaacctaCACTAAAAGGATGAATGTTGAATTATGAAAGATAATTAGTAATGAAATTatagtataaataaaattttctagTCCACTAAAAAACAATAGTTTGAATGTAGGTTTGATCCATTAACCTTAGATTACAATTTATCCCAAGCATTGACCTATAGTAATTTTTTTGCAATTATGCACTCTTTAAATTATAAGGGGAGCCAAAGCCAAAATTACAAAGTATCGCATTTTCAGTAAGGGGGTCGGGCCTCCACCGGCCCCTGGTGTGGCTTCGCCTATGTGTATGTTATATGTTTGAGTGAACTAaaggtaaataattttttttggattattgGATAGGTTGAGAGAAGGAGAAGGCTAAATGAGAATCGATTTAGGATCTCCTCTGTAAAAAAAGGTACTTACTCTAAGGGGATGCTTGGCATGAGGGATTTGAGGGAGGAAATGGGACTTTGTTTTAGAAATAAGTGTAAGGAATGAGAATAGGGAATGAGACTAAAATGGGAGAAAGTCCTTAAAAATGTCTTGGAGGAGGGTAAATATTTGAGTTGAGactttcattttatttctttctccCAAATCCCTACCATAACAAATAAAGGGTGACTTTTTTATCTTCAAAGTCTCAACTTAAAAGTTCTATCTTAAAGTCTCATAAATGTCATTTCCTTGTGCCAAACACTTCCTAAGAGAAACAAGACCCATCTCTCAAGGgaaaataactttttattattaatttatagaaGTTAATATTTTTAGATATAGAAATAAAGGTGGACAATATTAAGTGTGATCAATTTTCCAAGAGCAAATAATTAGAATTatgaatttattataattaaattaaaatgatgataattttttaaaaaatttgtaagCAATTGTATGTTCTTGCTTATAAACTCTAGTAATTAGTTGAATGATTATTAACAAAGTTGATGTAATGACCTTATAAGTGGCATACATAAATAATTCTCCatttgttaaattaaattgacaatcattttaaaaaaaagatgacaATAGTTATTTGAGTAACTCCCTAATAATCTTTTTTGTAACCAAAATTATAGTCTAAGAGATCCTAATACatttcaaaaacacaaaaatgtaAATCAAATGCATAAGTTGAGTTATGCTAAGAGGGCGTATTACAGTGAGACGACCTTAAAACAGAAATTTatatgctaaaagtttttattatttgagTATTTAACTAAAATATAAGACACATTTCACGGTGAAATCGCGTCATACAAAAATATGTATAAAGTTATTGCATAAGCCGTTTACAATATAAGGTATTTATACCAGCTTGCATAATATTCATAATCCAAGTCGAAAAGTTAAGCAAGACATTGAAACATATCGTAGATTTGTTGATTCATCTTCAAGGTTGTATTTACTTGTGACAAATGTCTTTCTTTCCTTGATAACTCCAAATTTGAAATGCCCTTCAAGTCTAAGGGATTTAATGTCACATTTCCTTTTAAAAATGTAGAGTACCATTGTGCCGAGGACTTGGGGTATCTTTTCCGATCTTGGTCATCAAAATCTACATAATAGAGGCCAAAGCTATAGGTATAGCCTCCTCCTAATAACTCATACAAATCAAAGAACGACCATTGAAAAAAGCCCTTCACGTTTGATCCATTCCTTTTGTCACAACGTAAACaacattatattaaaattacttattaaTTATTGCATgcgtactttttatttttacacaTACATACATGATATTCGCTATTAAAGCATTAATCAATTCCATGAATTAAAAACTGTAGGAATATATTTTTCAGtatattagtttatattattttcttaaattatgtATAGGATTATAGGATTATTCTTGTTGCCTTATTTAGTCTCAAAGATCTCGATATCCCATTAGCCAAGTGAACCAAGAACAATTATCTCAGACAGCACTTGCATTCAATGCTTCCCTCTACTCGGGTAACCTACCCAAAACCACTGAAGATGCTCTTCATGACCCGAAGTGCAAGAAAGCCATGGAAGAAGAAATCATAGCTCTTAAGAAAAATGAGACTTGGGAACGATGCACTCTGCCAAAGGGAAAGAAGACAGTAGGGTGCAAATGGGTTTTCTCAGTAAAGTATCATGCAGACAGAACCATTGAAAGATACAAAGTTCGCCTCGTTGCAAAAGGATACACACAGACCTATGGAGTGGACTATTTTGAAACATTCTCTCCAGTTGCCAAAATTGACACCATCCGGGTTCTCTTCTCCATTACAGGAAACAAGGATTGACCACTATACCAGTTCGATGTGAAAAATGCTTTCTTACATGGGAAAATTGAAGAAGAGGTTTATATGCAAGCTCCACCAGGGTTCTCAATGAATACAATCAGAGAGAAGGGTGTAGACTTCGGAAAGCTTTATATGGCCAGAAACAATATCCTAGAACATGGTTTTGAAGATTTACTGCAGCTATGAGAAAATTTGGCTACAAACAGAGTAATTCCAATCATACTGTTCCTTAAGAAGAAAGATGGAAGAATCACATGTCTTGTTATTTATCTGGATGACTTGGTCATTACAGGGAATGATGCTAAGGAGATCAATGAGCTAAACGGCCGACTGACGCTTGAACTTGAGATGAAAGACTTGGGGAAtttgaaatacttccttggaatAGAAGTCCTAAGATCTAAGACAGGGATCTTTAtcaaacagaggaagtatattctAGACCTATTGGCTGAAACAGGGATGATTGACTGCAAATCAGCAGAAACACCTATAATGACAAATCATGGTCTCCAATTCATTGAAGGAGCTGAGATGGCAGATCAATATCAGTATCGAAGATTGGTAGGAAAACTTATCTATCTATCATATATGAGGTTAGACATTGCCTATGCTGTAAGTGTTGTAAGCAGATTCATGCATCAACCTCAAGTTCAACACATGGAGGCCGTAACGAGACTCTTaagatacttaaagggaaccTGCAACAGGGGAATTCTCTTTTGGAAAAATCAACACCTAGAGCTTGTAGCTTATATAGATGCAAACTGGGCTGGTGACCGAGATGATTGAAAGTCGACGTCAGGATACTTTACCCTAGTAGGTGGTAACTTGGTTACTTGGAAAAGAAAGAAACAGAAAGTGGTAGCTTTGTCTAGTACTGAAGTATAATTTAGAGGTATTGCTAAAGGGATTACAGAAGTTCTCTGGATTAGAAAACTATTGGGTGAGCTAAATTGTCAACAAAAAGAGGCGTGTAACTTGTACTGTGACAATAAGCAGCTATCAGCATATCTGAAAATCTTGTCCAGCATAATCGTACAAAGCATGTCGAGATAGATAGGCACTTCATCAAAGAGAAACTGAAAAAGAAGATCATTAGCTTACCATTCATCAGGTCAAAGGAGCAGCTGGCTGACATTCTCACTAAATTCGTATCAGCAGAAGCCTTCAACACTATTTTGTGCAAGTTAGGTGTTTGTGAGCCTACAACCTAACTTGAAGGGGagtgtaaaaatatttttttcagtatATTAGTTTATATTAGTTCTTTAATTTATGTATAGGATTATAGGATTATTCTTGTTGCCTTATTTAGTTTCCTAGAATTACTGTATATATTGAAGGTTGTATTACTCTCACAATTAATAAAAACTGAAttccaaaaaccctaaatttccgCTGTTCAATTCTTCAAAAACAACATTTTTGATATTCGTGGCTGATCTTTAACAGTTGTGTGGAATGTCCAGCTTaatgttaaataaaataatcaaataaaataatcaaacaaaTTTAAGGCGCTAAATTTGAATTCAAAGcagtagatatatatatatatatataaggggtTGAGCTAACTTGTCGATGAGAAGGCCTACAGCATAAGaaccattaacaataataaattattaataaaaataaggcGGCATACATTCGAACTCTTTAACTTCGGCTAATATAGTAGTAGAATGAGATGGCTTTGTTTATTATATATCATACCTTAGAGCCTCATATAAGCTTTCTATGCAAGCACTTAGATAATCAACTCTTGATGAGTCCTTTAGAGACGTATTGTGAAATGTCCTCAAACCTATATTCAATGTTTTGTAAAGCAACAAATCAAcattacaatgaaaaaaaagctATAATAGCTATATAtactttttcttattcttttaagtttagcataataaaaaactaacatgataaaaaattaaatggagcaaacttaaaaaaaaaaaagagtcaGAATCAAATTATACTTCCTTCTTTTTATTATACATGCAATAGCTAGTGATACTTTTCCATGTAATATATAATTCCCAGTTATAagtattttagaataaaaagtAACATATAATAGAAGATTGAGAAGCGGACTGCAAACCAGTTTCATGTATGTAGATGGGAGGATTGCCATAAACCTGCTTAAAATATGCGAGCACACCTTGGATAAACTGATGGGTGTTAAAAGTTAggaatatatatatgttaaataaatattatcataAATCATATAAAGTTTCGTGATTTTACCTTTCCTCCAACATTCTTACCTGCAACGTACTATGATATGATTAGGAGTATGTTTTAATAATAAcgatttaaaatttgaaatatcttattatatatatatatatatatatatatatatatatatatatatatatatatatatatatatatatatatatatatatatatatatatatatatatatatatatatatatatatatatatatatatatatatatatatatatatatatatatatatatatatatatatatatatgaagtataAAATTTTGAAGGTTATTAGCTGAATGTAGACTTACTGCTACAAGTAGCTGCCAAATTCCCTTTGGTTGGATTATGTTTGATTGCTATAGCTTTGTAGATATTTAGACCAATAAAGTCAAATGAACCTTTAATTAGTAACTCAGATTCTTGCTTCGTGATTAATGGAAGTTCATTCCCCAACAAGTGCTTCATAAAATCAGAATAATCTCCAAACAGTAAGGGATCAATAAACCtggtaaataattttataatgaaaATGTTAAATACTATACACTCCTATATATTGTTTAATAGGAAATTCTGttctttttaaatcttttttattgaatttctgagatttttcttttttttttttgttattggtCCAACACTAAAATATGTAATTGACTAGGGATATAGAGTTATAGACACCTCCCATTGGTAATTTTTCCTGAATTCGCCATTGGTAGTTATATTTCCTATACTTCTAGAAAATGTCTACTTTTATCGTTATcatataattagaatatttcTAATAAACTGTAGTAAGTATTGGACATTTAATGTATATTAATTCCTAAAGATATACTACCAAGGATCATAAATAGTATTTGGATAAGTTGTATTAAAATACAAGGTCTAAAGAGGTTCAAAGGGAAGGACAAAAAGGCAAAAACAAGAACCGAGTCAGCAGGTATAGTCAACTCGATTTTCCTGTGGGTGAGGACCAAAGCCGAGTCGGGTTTTGGTTCTGACCAGTTTTGTTTGCCTTTTCGTCTTCTTTAAACAAAGAGCATCAGATTTCTTTTCTTGTTCAATCTTTATTCTGAAGTTACGAGGATGTTTATGGCTTGGAATAATGCTCATGTGTATCACAATTAACATGGTATTGAAGTATGATCATTAAGCTTGATCAATATGGTAATTAGTATCCCATAAACTTTGGGTATATACTATGACTAATATAAATAGAGACTTTGGGTGAAGGATGTACATACcaatttttctgaatttctATCTCTTCCTTGCTTTCTCATTTACTTGTGATtttcaaaaagagttaaaaactttttgtcaatttttcaaGTTTTATAATTCATATAAATACTTTGTTGATAAGTGGTATACCATAACTACTAACGGTATATTGTATTATTTGTATCTCGTTgtgaattttcaagtttaaatcCAAATATCTTTTTAGGGGAAATATCACAGAAGAAAAGTAATCTCATGCCTACAAGTATCAAGTTTTCGTGTAACGATCTTCATTGCACAAGTATCTTCAAAGGTTTTCGTTAGTGTAATTGTATAGTTCTTTAGCCATCAACAAAAGGGGAATTACAAATTCCTCATttcttgtaatttgtatttcattattttgtaataataatcgATATAAAAGATTTATAATACATAATGactaaatgatcaatgaacaactaATAATTAGctgtaaaattataaaattaatcgaatatataaaacacataaaatataatcaagtctAAAAGAATCTCAATATTAACTCATATTTTGATTGGTTATGAATAAATGTAACCTATTTTATATCTTCCTTATACCAATCAAATCTAaatcatatcatattatatcatacatactaataaaaatattgaaaaatgacaATTGTCATATTTAGAGATGTTTGACAAATGGAATTATTTTAGTAgatgatagttgattacatgataatatttacctaatttaaaatctgatttttttttaattagagctaaattaggtaaaatatttatataatctaTTAAAGGCTTATACAATTTCATATAACTAACctagaatttgatatatttaatagaATGAAAATGCGATGTAttcgataaataattttaaaaaattaatatttaatttttgcgttaaaaaaatcatgtatttgttaaatttaatcacgataatataCACTTGCATTGTTCTTTAATattctatgttttttttatattttatattcataaattcatacattgcacgagtttctatacttGTATTATAATAACTCCTTAATATATTAGtattaaaatcaaacaatagATCTGAGAGAAGAGGTACTCTACCTCactcaaggatcacaaattcACAATATGAAGTTAATATGGGTGTTTATGTTGTGTCTTAATGTTGGAACTAATTATGCAAGTTAATGATTAATAACAATGATCATACATCATACATAATAGTAGATAttggaaaatgacaaatgtcataTTTAGAGATGTTTGACAAATGGAATTATTTTAGTAgatgatagttgattacataataatatttacctaatttggaatttaattttttttaaattagagcTAATTTaggtaaaatatttatataatttattaaaggcTTATAGCAATTTTATATAACTAACctataatttgatatatttaattgaatgaaaacgcaatgtattcaataaataattttaaaaaattaatattaaatttttgcataaaaaaaccatgtatttgataaatttaatcacgataatatatatacttgcattattctttgaaattatatttttatatattttttatttataaattcgTGCATTacacgagtttctatactagtattATAATAACTCCTTAGTATATTtagtaataaaatcaaatattagaTCTAAGAGAAGTGTTGCTCTAACTCACTCAAGATCACAATATGAAGTTAGAAGGGGTGTTTATGTTGTGTCTTAAAGTAGGAACTAATTATACAAGTTAATGATGAATAACaatgataaagaaataaacaagACAAGAATTTTAAAAGGATTCACCAAGCAAGAAGGTTGTTCTAACCTATGAGACTTTGGTGCACTAAACAAATATGATAATCATTTAGGAGGTTATGTAAAAAGAATTGATTGTGTAAATCAgaagtaaatatatttaatttatagtggaaaaaaattaagactagctatattaaaaaattatttttaatagtatatAGGAAAGTTTATtgcaaattaaaatattatttaacctATTGTGATTGCCTCTTTTATCACTTAAAAGattcaatttaataaaattattattatgttgaataaATTTGCtaattaaaaagatttattGAATAATTTAGCAAAAGAACTTGAAAAccattttttaaattcaaatccCATAGATCCatcttttttaataaatatttgcaTAATACAAACTATTTCGTTTTGGAAAAATCTGTTGAATGAAAAAgattcaaatacaaaaatttttgatgacaaatatttaaattttaaaagtttattactttatcACCAATTATACAATATTTGTTGttgtaatttaataatttattaagattCATGTTCTAAATTAGACCCATTTGTCCACAAATGAATAAgttatttgaattttaacaATTGCAGTATAATTGTTTAGATTGTAAAGTAATATGGCATTGTACGTTTTTTACAGTTGAATTAAATTAGTCGGTTTATAAATTGGTAACATAATATTTAGTACttctattaaattaaattttaaaataaccaaatataataaaagataTTATTATGTAATCAAGTTTAAAATGAATTGTCATGTCAACATCAATTGTTACATTCTTTTTACATAaattcttgagagaccgtctcttttaGAGACTATCTCTGATTggccggcccattatatattttgtaaaatattgtaagtaggtattaagaatgatgtaagtagacacttaagatattgaaagtaagcattaagaatacggtaagtaagcattaagaataatataagtaggcattaagaatacgataagtagacattaatctttaatggaatgggcttgagatacgtctatcaaagagacagtctctcaaaagactagttgttctttttattatatatgatgatatgatatgataggAGTATATCTTAATTAGCTTACCAACCAATCAACTTGTTGACTCTTTGAGTAGCTATCaaatcttcttcatcatctcctTCGGGAAGACACCAGTTTGCACAAATATTCAGACCCACAAATCCATGTTGAGTtgcctgaaaaaaaaaaaaaaaaaaaaaaaaaaaaaaaaaaaaagtgattgaATTGCACATAGGAATAGCAAAAGCGGAACTATTCCCAGAATATTGCAATCTTATAAACTAATTCCCactttccttaaaatgggaaattaTTTCCCACTTTACTGTCCACGTAGGATAGgtgtgagaattttttttttttaatataaccgctatatgaaatggcggttttgtttagggatCTGAACTAAACCGCTACTTGAAATAgcgttttgtggatttttaatttttaaaaaaaaaaaaataaataattaatattgagtaaaccgccacttgaagtggcggtttggtagcagtacaaaacagcaAACAATATCTTCCTTCGAGCATTTCATTTTGCTCTTTCCTTCTTGCTGTCGGTATTaggttaaaaagaaaatttcttcactctcatttacttcaaatttacaattcctctcattcaactaagctaatcaactacattcccatcttctccttgtgtactagttcattttcatcctcatttaaggta
This genomic interval carries:
- the LOC130800334 gene encoding cyanidin 3-O-glucoside 5-O-glucosyltransferase (acyl-glucose)-like isoform X1 → MMKVSVLSSPGRSLVFVLAAFLSFVPNASIGVVFAYTREDFPSDFIFGSATSANQVEGATFEDGRTASLFDTYFHDGADSGYTMDAMCDQYHKYKDDVQLMVRTGLDAYRFSISWSRLIPYGRGPINPKGVEYYNNLINELIKYGIQPHVTLLHFDLPLQLEENYTSQGWQDQQFVEDFTKYADVCFELFGDRVLHWTTINEPNCYSFVLNAKTPKVINVAHKLLIGHASVANLYREKYKATQHGFVGLNICANWCLPEGDDEEDLIATQRVNKLIGWFIDPLLFGDYSDFMKHLLGNELPLITKQESELLIKGSFDFIGLNIYKAIAIKHNPTKGNLAATCSSKNVGGKFIQGVLAYFKQVYGNPPIYIHETGLRTFHNTSLKDSSRVDYLSACIESLYEALRNGSNVKGFFQWSFFDLYELLGGGYTYSFGLYYVDFDDQDRKRYPKSSAQWYSTFLKGNVTLNPLDLKGISNLELSRKERHLSQVNTTLKMNQQIYDMFQCLA
- the LOC130800334 gene encoding cyanidin 3-O-glucoside 5-O-glucosyltransferase (acyl-glucose)-like isoform X2; translation: MDAMCDQYHKYKDDVQLMVRTGLDAYRFSISWSRLIPYGRGPINPKGVEYYNNLINELIKYGIQPHVTLLHFDLPLQLEENYTSQGWQDQQFVEDFTKYADVCFELFGDRVLHWTTINEPNCYSFVLNAKTPKVINVAHKLLIGHASVANLYREKYKATQHGFVGLNICANWCLPEGDDEEDLIATQRVNKLIGWFIDPLLFGDYSDFMKHLLGNELPLITKQESELLIKGSFDFIGLNIYKAIAIKHNPTKGNLAATCSSKNVGGKFIQGVLAYFKQVYGNPPIYIHETGLRTFHNTSLKDSSRVDYLSACIESLYEALRNGSNVKGFFQWSFFDLYELLGGGYTYSFGLYYVDFDDQDRKRYPKSSAQWYSTFLKGNVTLNPLDLKGISNLELSRKERHLSQVNTTLKMNQQIYDMFQCLA